A window from Drosophila willistoni isolate 14030-0811.24 chromosome XR unlocalized genomic scaffold, UCI_dwil_1.1 Seg143, whole genome shotgun sequence encodes these proteins:
- the LOC6646406 gene encoding protein nervous wreck isoform X2 — protein sequence MQPPPRKGNYVKFLKNLHTEQVAKLQLKNQHECDLLEDIRQFTIKRSAIEKSYSEALLKISSQYLNKKIPNIPDIKMEGMEERWNMWSVWRTVLEENEKLARARLAAIEVFQQQIADEAKVLRDYKLAIAKRSLSGIVNVQKELHLSVGDVDKTKKSYFDEEHCAHDVRDKARDIEEKLKKKKGSFFQSITSLQKNSARVTSRKELLEEKSSGARNDYILSLAAANAHQNRYFTVDLQTTMTTMENYVFERVAEYLMLMGRTELLTCSATQNSFGKIRDQAQQLTREYNLQCCYLFYPVLKQHIQYDFEACDNDPVRKVTTEHDSAAETLTKEAKNLAGRVVKENASIRENAKKLALCQSLRDSGQRSDPNDPNGPDLDTKIEEFRDQIRRSETEKAKAEACLQCLRDGGINVDEWVQEAEIMGVQELTRSASSISMRTDASGQGENPSSDSFYDSDKEETAVAAGAATTSQAKANKQEQQLSRDRTFSDSDDDTEERATPAASGASASAAATAAAMSSAGGATGGWDDPTEVNWGAEDDDDKDEPIVPEPKEAIFKCTALYSYTAQNPDELTIVENEQLEVVGEGDGDGWLRARNYRGEEGYVPHNYLDIDQEAAGVAAFNGSSGNQLRSQISFSSVDYTVDTEDQTVDSMQSPDQVSVIMAPQKRIKSDVEWCIALYDYDATAEDELTFEEGDKIKIITKTAHGVDDGWWEGELDGKFGNFPSLVVEECDELGEPLSEGGDESPPPTAPPSFALPPAPALPPEYAHELELELTEDMFGSQDTADEDSGYIPNGAAAAPSMPPPGQTQSLTTAKNVLIQEPGMEDDLSDDGKPPPSLPPPQLPKSGATAAGSGTGAGAGAAAAAAAGSAKVNSNTLNLVGEKEEQQQPQPQETTKDQQADKKPEIAAKPLTKNTVPKEEDQQSFSEGTDSASASVDIPVLQEVDDPFNEKSNAGAADSKGTSASSAVDGGGSGDGFEANFEANFDANFDDAFANAGSGGGGGGGGEQSNDLDLNGQVHQEQEQDLTQNGQNQEHMGEDIEAPKQVVGGRASIPEELDSNQLAHDHEHDTYNYYIDYSHGQL from the exons ATGCAGCCACCGCCAcgtaag GGTAACTATGTAAAGTTCCTTAAGAATTTGCATACAGAGCAGGTGGCCAAGTTGCAGTTAAAGAATCAACATGAATGCGATCTGCTGGAAGATATACGTCAATTTACCATCAAGCGTTCGGCCATTGAGAAATCATATAGTGAGGCCTTACTCAAGATATCGTCGCAGTATCTTAATAAGAAGATACCCAATATACCCGACATTAAAATGGAGGGCATGGAGGAGCGCTG GAACATGTGGAGCGTTTGGCGCACGGTTCTCGAGGAGAACGAAAAGCTGGCACGTGCCCGTTTGGCTGCCATTGAGGTGTTCCAGCAGCAAATTGCCGATGAGGCCAAAGTTTTGAGAGACTATAAATTGGCCATTGCGAAGCGTTCGCTATCGGGCATTGTTAATGTCCAAAAGGAGCTGCATCTGAGTGTCGGCGATGTGGATAAGACCAAGAAATCATATTTCGATGAGGAGCACTGTGCCCACGATGTACGTGACAAAGCACGCGACATTGAGGAGAagttgaaaaagaaaaagggcTCATTCTTTCAATCGATCACGTCGCTGCAGAAGAATAGTGCACGGGTCACTTCGCGGAAGGAATTGCTCGAGGAGAAATCATCGGGAGCCAGAAATGATTACATTTTGAGCCTGGCGGCGGCCAATGCTCATCAAAATCGTTATTTCACTGTTGACCTACAGACAACAATGACCACCATGGAGAATTATGTGTTTGAGCGGGTTGCCGAATAtcttatgctaatggg ACGCACAGAACTATTGACCTGCTCGGCCACACAGAACAGTTTTGGCAAGATCCGTGACCAGGCCCAGCAGTTGACACGGGAATACAATCTGCAGTGCTGCTATCTATTCTATCCGGTGCTCAAGCAGCACATTCAATACGATTTCGAGGCATGCGACAATGATCCAGTGAGAAAGGTAACCACTGAACATGATTCGGCTGCCGAGACTCTCACCAAAGAGGCCAAAAATTTGGCCGGACGTGTGGTTAAGGAGAATGCCTCGATAAGAGAGAACGCCAAGAAATTGGCATTGTGTCAGTCATTGCGTGACTCTGGTCAGCGCAGCGATCCCAATGATCCAAATGGACCCGATTTGGATACAAAGATCGAAGAGTTCCGCGATCAAATACGTCGCTCGGAAACAGAAAAAGCCAAGGCGGAGGCATGTTTGCAGTGCCTACGTGATGGTGGCATTAATGTGGACGAATGGGTCCAGGAGGCTGAAATTATGGGTGTGCAGGAGTTGACACGTTCGGCCAGCTCCATATCGATGCGCACGGATGCTTCGGGTCAGGGCGAGAATCCTAGTTCCGATTCATTCTATGACAGTGACAAGGAGGAGACCGCTGTAGCGGCgggagcagcaacaacatcccAGGCAAAGGCAAACAAGCAGGAGCAGCAATTGTCACGGGATCGGACATTTAGCGACAGCGATGACGATACTGAGGAGAGGGCAACACCAGCAGCATCTGGAGCTTCAGCATCCGCAGCAgctactgctgctgccatGTCGAGTGCTGGAGGTGCAACTGGTGGCTGGGACGATCCCACCGAGGTAAATTGGGGGGCCGAAGACGATGATGACAAGGACGAACCGATTGTACCCGAGCCCAAGGAGGCCATCTTCAAGTGTACGGCACTTTATAGCTATACG GCTCAAAATCCCGATGAGCTGACCATTGTGGAGAACGAACAATTGGAGGTGGTCGGCGAGGGTGACGGCGATGGATGGCTACGGGCTCGCAACTATCGCGGCGAAGAGGGCTATGTGCCGCACAATTATCTGGATATTGATCAGGAAGCGGCCGGCGTGGCCGCCTTTAATGGTAGTTCAGGCAATCAATTGCGATCACAAATCTCATTCTCATCTGTCGATTATACTGTTGACACTGAAGATCAAACGGTGGACTCGATGCAATCGCCCGATCAGGTGTCTGTCATAATGGCACCGCAAAAGCGCATTAAATCGGATGTGGAATGGTGTATAGCTCTCTATGACTACGATGCCACCGCCGAGGATGAGCTGACTTTCGAGGAGGGTGACAAGATCAAGATTATCACAAAGACGGCCCACGGTGTTGACGATGGCTGGTGGGAGGGTGAATTGGATGGCAAATTTGGTAATTTCCCATCTCTGGTCGTTGAGGAATGCGATGAATTGGGTGAACCATTGAGCGAAGGTGGCGATGAGTCTCCACCGCCAACAGCACCGCCATCGTTTGCCCTGCCCCCAGCTCCAGCTCTACCGCCAGAGTATGCCCAtgaattggaattggaattgaCGGAAGATATGTTTGGATCGCAGGATACGGCAG ATGAGGATAGCGGTTATATTCCAAAtggcgctgctgctgctccgaGTATGCCTCCGCCAG GGCAAACGCAATCTCTAACAACTGCCAAGAATG TACTCATTCAAGAGCCTGGCATGGAG GACGATCTCAGTGATGATGGCAAGCCGCCCCCATCGTTGCCACCACCCCAATTGCCAAAGTCTGGAGCGACTGCGGCGGGATCTGGTACAGGGGCAGGGGCAGGGGctgcggcagcagcagcagctggcaGCGCCAAAGTGAACTCAAACACATTGAATTTAG TAGGAGAGAAGGaggaacagcaacaaccacaaccACAAGAAACCACAAAGGATCAGCAAGCGGATAAAAAGCCAGAGATAGCGGCTAAACCGTTGACCAAGAATACGGTCCCTAAAGAAG AGGATCAACAATCCTTTTCCGAGGGCACCGATTCGGCATCGGCCTCAGTTGATATACCAGTACTGCAGGAGGTCGATGATCCCTTCAATGAGAAATCGAATGCGGGAGCAGCCGATAGCAAGGGCacatcagcatcatcagcTGTAGATGGCGGAGGCAGTGGAGATGGTTTCGAGGCTAATTTTGAGGCGAATTTCGATGCAAATTTTGATGATGCATTTGCTAATGCCGGCAGTGGAGGCGGAGGCGGCGGTGGAGGCGAACAATCTAACGATTTGGATCTAAATGGTCAAGTTCATCAAGAGCAAGAGCAGGACTTAACACAAAATGGACAGAATCAGGAGCATATGGGAGAGGATATTGAGGCACCCAAACAGGTGGTCGGCGGTCGAGCTAGCATACCAGAGGAATTGGATTCAAATCAATTG gCACACGACCATGAGCATGATACATACAACTACTATATAGACTATAGCCACGGACAGTTATAA
- the LOC6646406 gene encoding protein nervous wreck isoform X1, with product MQPPPRKGNYVKFLKNLHTEQVAKLQLKNQHECDLLEDIRQFTIKRSAIEKSYSEALLKISSQYLNKKIPNIPDIKMEGMEERWNMWSVWRTVLEENEKLARARLAAIEVFQQQIADEAKVLRDYKLAIAKRSLSGIVNVQKELHLSVGDVDKTKKSYFDEEHCAHDVRDKARDIEEKLKKKKGSFFQSITSLQKNSARVTSRKELLEEKSSGARNDYILSLAAANAHQNRYFTVDLQTTMTTMENYVFERVAEYLMLMGRTELLTCSATQNSFGKIRDQAQQLTREYNLQCCYLFYPVLKQHIQYDFEACDNDPVRKVTTEHDSAAETLTKEAKNLAGRVVKENASIRENAKKLALCQSLRDSGQRSDPNDPNGPDLDTKIEEFRDQIRRSETEKAKAEACLQCLRDGGINVDEWVQEAEIMGVQELTRSASSISMRTDASGQGENPSSDSFYDSDKEETAVAAGAATTSQAKANKQEQQLSRDRTFSDSDDDTEERATPAASGASASAAATAAAMSSAGGATGGWDDPTEVNWGAEDDDDKDEPIVPEPKEAIFKCTALYSYTAQNPDELTIVENEQLEVVGEGDGDGWLRARNYRGEEGYVPHNYLDIDQEAAGVAAFNGSSGNQLRSQISFSSVDYTVDTEDQTVDSMQSPDQVSVIMAPQKRIKSDVEWCIALYDYDATAEDELTFEEGDKIKIITKTAHGVDDGWWEGELDGKFGNFPSLVVEECDELGEPLSEGGDESPPPTAPPSFALPPAPALPPEYAHELELELTEDMFGSQDTADEDSGYIPNGAAAAPSMPPPGQTQSLTTAKNVLIQEPGMEDDLSDDGKPPPSLPPPQLPKSGATAAGSGTGAGAGAAAAAAAGSAKVNSNTLNLGMAQIIVTAATPMVEDGADKSFPPVGEKEEQQQPQPQETTKDQQADKKPEIAAKPLTKNTVPKEEDQQSFSEGTDSASASVDIPVLQEVDDPFNEKSNAGAADSKGTSASSAVDGGGSGDGFEANFEANFDANFDDAFANAGSGGGGGGGGEQSNDLDLNGQVHQEQEQDLTQNGQNQEHMGEDIEAPKQVVGGRASIPEELDSNQLAHDHEHDTYNYYIDYSHGQL from the exons ATGCAGCCACCGCCAcgtaag GGTAACTATGTAAAGTTCCTTAAGAATTTGCATACAGAGCAGGTGGCCAAGTTGCAGTTAAAGAATCAACATGAATGCGATCTGCTGGAAGATATACGTCAATTTACCATCAAGCGTTCGGCCATTGAGAAATCATATAGTGAGGCCTTACTCAAGATATCGTCGCAGTATCTTAATAAGAAGATACCCAATATACCCGACATTAAAATGGAGGGCATGGAGGAGCGCTG GAACATGTGGAGCGTTTGGCGCACGGTTCTCGAGGAGAACGAAAAGCTGGCACGTGCCCGTTTGGCTGCCATTGAGGTGTTCCAGCAGCAAATTGCCGATGAGGCCAAAGTTTTGAGAGACTATAAATTGGCCATTGCGAAGCGTTCGCTATCGGGCATTGTTAATGTCCAAAAGGAGCTGCATCTGAGTGTCGGCGATGTGGATAAGACCAAGAAATCATATTTCGATGAGGAGCACTGTGCCCACGATGTACGTGACAAAGCACGCGACATTGAGGAGAagttgaaaaagaaaaagggcTCATTCTTTCAATCGATCACGTCGCTGCAGAAGAATAGTGCACGGGTCACTTCGCGGAAGGAATTGCTCGAGGAGAAATCATCGGGAGCCAGAAATGATTACATTTTGAGCCTGGCGGCGGCCAATGCTCATCAAAATCGTTATTTCACTGTTGACCTACAGACAACAATGACCACCATGGAGAATTATGTGTTTGAGCGGGTTGCCGAATAtcttatgctaatggg ACGCACAGAACTATTGACCTGCTCGGCCACACAGAACAGTTTTGGCAAGATCCGTGACCAGGCCCAGCAGTTGACACGGGAATACAATCTGCAGTGCTGCTATCTATTCTATCCGGTGCTCAAGCAGCACATTCAATACGATTTCGAGGCATGCGACAATGATCCAGTGAGAAAGGTAACCACTGAACATGATTCGGCTGCCGAGACTCTCACCAAAGAGGCCAAAAATTTGGCCGGACGTGTGGTTAAGGAGAATGCCTCGATAAGAGAGAACGCCAAGAAATTGGCATTGTGTCAGTCATTGCGTGACTCTGGTCAGCGCAGCGATCCCAATGATCCAAATGGACCCGATTTGGATACAAAGATCGAAGAGTTCCGCGATCAAATACGTCGCTCGGAAACAGAAAAAGCCAAGGCGGAGGCATGTTTGCAGTGCCTACGTGATGGTGGCATTAATGTGGACGAATGGGTCCAGGAGGCTGAAATTATGGGTGTGCAGGAGTTGACACGTTCGGCCAGCTCCATATCGATGCGCACGGATGCTTCGGGTCAGGGCGAGAATCCTAGTTCCGATTCATTCTATGACAGTGACAAGGAGGAGACCGCTGTAGCGGCgggagcagcaacaacatcccAGGCAAAGGCAAACAAGCAGGAGCAGCAATTGTCACGGGATCGGACATTTAGCGACAGCGATGACGATACTGAGGAGAGGGCAACACCAGCAGCATCTGGAGCTTCAGCATCCGCAGCAgctactgctgctgccatGTCGAGTGCTGGAGGTGCAACTGGTGGCTGGGACGATCCCACCGAGGTAAATTGGGGGGCCGAAGACGATGATGACAAGGACGAACCGATTGTACCCGAGCCCAAGGAGGCCATCTTCAAGTGTACGGCACTTTATAGCTATACG GCTCAAAATCCCGATGAGCTGACCATTGTGGAGAACGAACAATTGGAGGTGGTCGGCGAGGGTGACGGCGATGGATGGCTACGGGCTCGCAACTATCGCGGCGAAGAGGGCTATGTGCCGCACAATTATCTGGATATTGATCAGGAAGCGGCCGGCGTGGCCGCCTTTAATGGTAGTTCAGGCAATCAATTGCGATCACAAATCTCATTCTCATCTGTCGATTATACTGTTGACACTGAAGATCAAACGGTGGACTCGATGCAATCGCCCGATCAGGTGTCTGTCATAATGGCACCGCAAAAGCGCATTAAATCGGATGTGGAATGGTGTATAGCTCTCTATGACTACGATGCCACCGCCGAGGATGAGCTGACTTTCGAGGAGGGTGACAAGATCAAGATTATCACAAAGACGGCCCACGGTGTTGACGATGGCTGGTGGGAGGGTGAATTGGATGGCAAATTTGGTAATTTCCCATCTCTGGTCGTTGAGGAATGCGATGAATTGGGTGAACCATTGAGCGAAGGTGGCGATGAGTCTCCACCGCCAACAGCACCGCCATCGTTTGCCCTGCCCCCAGCTCCAGCTCTACCGCCAGAGTATGCCCAtgaattggaattggaattgaCGGAAGATATGTTTGGATCGCAGGATACGGCAG ATGAGGATAGCGGTTATATTCCAAAtggcgctgctgctgctccgaGTATGCCTCCGCCAG GGCAAACGCAATCTCTAACAACTGCCAAGAATG TACTCATTCAAGAGCCTGGCATGGAG GACGATCTCAGTGATGATGGCAAGCCGCCCCCATCGTTGCCACCACCCCAATTGCCAAAGTCTGGAGCGACTGCGGCGGGATCTGGTACAGGGGCAGGGGCAGGGGctgcggcagcagcagcagctggcaGCGCCAAAGTGAACTCAAACACATTGAATTTAGGTATGGCACAAATAATAGTTACCGCTGCAACCCCAATGGTTGAAGACGGTGCAGATAAATCTTTCCCACCAGTAGGAGAGAAGGaggaacagcaacaaccacaaccACAAGAAACCACAAAGGATCAGCAAGCGGATAAAAAGCCAGAGATAGCGGCTAAACCGTTGACCAAGAATACGGTCCCTAAAGAAG AGGATCAACAATCCTTTTCCGAGGGCACCGATTCGGCATCGGCCTCAGTTGATATACCAGTACTGCAGGAGGTCGATGATCCCTTCAATGAGAAATCGAATGCGGGAGCAGCCGATAGCAAGGGCacatcagcatcatcagcTGTAGATGGCGGAGGCAGTGGAGATGGTTTCGAGGCTAATTTTGAGGCGAATTTCGATGCAAATTTTGATGATGCATTTGCTAATGCCGGCAGTGGAGGCGGAGGCGGCGGTGGAGGCGAACAATCTAACGATTTGGATCTAAATGGTCAAGTTCATCAAGAGCAAGAGCAGGACTTAACACAAAATGGACAGAATCAGGAGCATATGGGAGAGGATATTGAGGCACCCAAACAGGTGGTCGGCGGTCGAGCTAGCATACCAGAGGAATTGGATTCAAATCAATTG gCACACGACCATGAGCATGATACATACAACTACTATATAGACTATAGCCACGGACAGTTATAA
- the LOC6646406 gene encoding protein nervous wreck isoform X4: MQPPPRKGNYVKFLKNLHTEQVAKLQLKNQHECDLLEDIRQFTIKRSAIEKSYSEALLKISSQYLNKKIPNIPDIKMEGMEERWNMWSVWRTVLEENEKLARARLAAIEVFQQQIADEAKVLRDYKLAIAKRSLSGIVNVQKELHLSVGDVDKTKKSYFDEEHCAHDVRDKARDIEEKLKKKKGSFFQSITSLQKNSARVTSRKELLEEKSSGARNDYILSLAAANAHQNRYFTVDLQTTMTTMENYVFERVAEYLMLMGRTELLTCSATQNSFGKIRDQAQQLTREYNLQCCYLFYPVLKQHIQYDFEACDNDPVRKVTTEHDSAAETLTKEAKNLAGRVVKENASIRENAKKLALCQSLRDSGQRSDPNDPNGPDLDTKIEEFRDQIRRSETEKAKAEACLQCLRDGGINVDEWVQEAEIMGVQELTRSASSISMRTDASGQGENPSSDSFYDSDKEETAVAAGAATTSQAKANKQEQQLSRDRTFSDSDDDTEERATPAASGASASAAATAAAMSSAGGATGGWDDPTEVNWGAEDDDDKDEPIVPEPKEAIFKCTALYSYTAQNPDELTIVENEQLEVVGEGDGDGWLRARNYRGEEGYVPHNYLDIDQEAAGVAAFNDQTVDSMQSPDQVSVIMAPQKRIKSDVEWCIALYDYDATAEDELTFEEGDKIKIITKTAHGVDDGWWEGELDGKFGNFPSLVVEECDELGEPLSEGGDESPPPTAPPSFALPPAPALPPEYAHELELELTEDMFGSQDTADEDSGYIPNGAAAAPSMPPPVLIQEPGMEDDLSDDGKPPPSLPPPQLPKSGATAAGSGTGAGAGAAAAAAAGSAKVNSNTLNLGMAQIIVTAATPMVEDGADKSFPPVGEKEEQQQPQPQETTKDQQADKKPEIAAKPLTKNTVPKEEDQQSFSEGTDSASASVDIPVLQEVDDPFNEKSNAGAADSKGTSASSAVDGGGSGDGFEANFEANFDANFDDAFANAGSGGGGGGGGEQSNDLDLNGQVHQEQEQDLTQNGQNQEHMGEDIEAPKQVVGGRASIPEELDSNQLAHDHEHDTYNYYIDYSHGQL, encoded by the exons ATGCAGCCACCGCCAcgtaag GGTAACTATGTAAAGTTCCTTAAGAATTTGCATACAGAGCAGGTGGCCAAGTTGCAGTTAAAGAATCAACATGAATGCGATCTGCTGGAAGATATACGTCAATTTACCATCAAGCGTTCGGCCATTGAGAAATCATATAGTGAGGCCTTACTCAAGATATCGTCGCAGTATCTTAATAAGAAGATACCCAATATACCCGACATTAAAATGGAGGGCATGGAGGAGCGCTG GAACATGTGGAGCGTTTGGCGCACGGTTCTCGAGGAGAACGAAAAGCTGGCACGTGCCCGTTTGGCTGCCATTGAGGTGTTCCAGCAGCAAATTGCCGATGAGGCCAAAGTTTTGAGAGACTATAAATTGGCCATTGCGAAGCGTTCGCTATCGGGCATTGTTAATGTCCAAAAGGAGCTGCATCTGAGTGTCGGCGATGTGGATAAGACCAAGAAATCATATTTCGATGAGGAGCACTGTGCCCACGATGTACGTGACAAAGCACGCGACATTGAGGAGAagttgaaaaagaaaaagggcTCATTCTTTCAATCGATCACGTCGCTGCAGAAGAATAGTGCACGGGTCACTTCGCGGAAGGAATTGCTCGAGGAGAAATCATCGGGAGCCAGAAATGATTACATTTTGAGCCTGGCGGCGGCCAATGCTCATCAAAATCGTTATTTCACTGTTGACCTACAGACAACAATGACCACCATGGAGAATTATGTGTTTGAGCGGGTTGCCGAATAtcttatgctaatggg ACGCACAGAACTATTGACCTGCTCGGCCACACAGAACAGTTTTGGCAAGATCCGTGACCAGGCCCAGCAGTTGACACGGGAATACAATCTGCAGTGCTGCTATCTATTCTATCCGGTGCTCAAGCAGCACATTCAATACGATTTCGAGGCATGCGACAATGATCCAGTGAGAAAGGTAACCACTGAACATGATTCGGCTGCCGAGACTCTCACCAAAGAGGCCAAAAATTTGGCCGGACGTGTGGTTAAGGAGAATGCCTCGATAAGAGAGAACGCCAAGAAATTGGCATTGTGTCAGTCATTGCGTGACTCTGGTCAGCGCAGCGATCCCAATGATCCAAATGGACCCGATTTGGATACAAAGATCGAAGAGTTCCGCGATCAAATACGTCGCTCGGAAACAGAAAAAGCCAAGGCGGAGGCATGTTTGCAGTGCCTACGTGATGGTGGCATTAATGTGGACGAATGGGTCCAGGAGGCTGAAATTATGGGTGTGCAGGAGTTGACACGTTCGGCCAGCTCCATATCGATGCGCACGGATGCTTCGGGTCAGGGCGAGAATCCTAGTTCCGATTCATTCTATGACAGTGACAAGGAGGAGACCGCTGTAGCGGCgggagcagcaacaacatcccAGGCAAAGGCAAACAAGCAGGAGCAGCAATTGTCACGGGATCGGACATTTAGCGACAGCGATGACGATACTGAGGAGAGGGCAACACCAGCAGCATCTGGAGCTTCAGCATCCGCAGCAgctactgctgctgccatGTCGAGTGCTGGAGGTGCAACTGGTGGCTGGGACGATCCCACCGAGGTAAATTGGGGGGCCGAAGACGATGATGACAAGGACGAACCGATTGTACCCGAGCCCAAGGAGGCCATCTTCAAGTGTACGGCACTTTATAGCTATACG GCTCAAAATCCCGATGAGCTGACCATTGTGGAGAACGAACAATTGGAGGTGGTCGGCGAGGGTGACGGCGATGGATGGCTACGGGCTCGCAACTATCGCGGCGAAGAGGGCTATGTGCCGCACAATTATCTGGATATTGATCAGGAAGCGGCCGGCGTGGCCGCCTTTAATG ATCAAACGGTGGACTCGATGCAATCGCCCGATCAGGTGTCTGTCATAATGGCACCGCAAAAGCGCATTAAATCGGATGTGGAATGGTGTATAGCTCTCTATGACTACGATGCCACCGCCGAGGATGAGCTGACTTTCGAGGAGGGTGACAAGATCAAGATTATCACAAAGACGGCCCACGGTGTTGACGATGGCTGGTGGGAGGGTGAATTGGATGGCAAATTTGGTAATTTCCCATCTCTGGTCGTTGAGGAATGCGATGAATTGGGTGAACCATTGAGCGAAGGTGGCGATGAGTCTCCACCGCCAACAGCACCGCCATCGTTTGCCCTGCCCCCAGCTCCAGCTCTACCGCCAGAGTATGCCCAtgaattggaattggaattgaCGGAAGATATGTTTGGATCGCAGGATACGGCAG ATGAGGATAGCGGTTATATTCCAAAtggcgctgctgctgctccgaGTATGCCTCCGCCAG TACTCATTCAAGAGCCTGGCATGGAG GACGATCTCAGTGATGATGGCAAGCCGCCCCCATCGTTGCCACCACCCCAATTGCCAAAGTCTGGAGCGACTGCGGCGGGATCTGGTACAGGGGCAGGGGCAGGGGctgcggcagcagcagcagctggcaGCGCCAAAGTGAACTCAAACACATTGAATTTAGGTATGGCACAAATAATAGTTACCGCTGCAACCCCAATGGTTGAAGACGGTGCAGATAAATCTTTCCCACCAGTAGGAGAGAAGGaggaacagcaacaaccacaaccACAAGAAACCACAAAGGATCAGCAAGCGGATAAAAAGCCAGAGATAGCGGCTAAACCGTTGACCAAGAATACGGTCCCTAAAGAAG AGGATCAACAATCCTTTTCCGAGGGCACCGATTCGGCATCGGCCTCAGTTGATATACCAGTACTGCAGGAGGTCGATGATCCCTTCAATGAGAAATCGAATGCGGGAGCAGCCGATAGCAAGGGCacatcagcatcatcagcTGTAGATGGCGGAGGCAGTGGAGATGGTTTCGAGGCTAATTTTGAGGCGAATTTCGATGCAAATTTTGATGATGCATTTGCTAATGCCGGCAGTGGAGGCGGAGGCGGCGGTGGAGGCGAACAATCTAACGATTTGGATCTAAATGGTCAAGTTCATCAAGAGCAAGAGCAGGACTTAACACAAAATGGACAGAATCAGGAGCATATGGGAGAGGATATTGAGGCACCCAAACAGGTGGTCGGCGGTCGAGCTAGCATACCAGAGGAATTGGATTCAAATCAATTG gCACACGACCATGAGCATGATACATACAACTACTATATAGACTATAGCCACGGACAGTTATAA